The Esox lucius isolate fEsoLuc1 chromosome 20, fEsoLuc1.pri, whole genome shotgun sequence region ATGTATGAAACCACTGCTATTGTCGGCTGTTTGCGCAGGATTAGTGCTTTTATTCTCACATCTGATTGTTAGAGAATCTATAACACCTGACAATCAGGCCTCCACTGTTTCAACTGTAGGAAGGTGTACCAGGAGAGAATCGAGAGCTACAGGAAGGTTTACCAACAGCACAAAGAGCAGTACTGCCAGAATCCTCTGGCCAATAATCTGTTGCTGATACAGGGGGAGAAGGAAGAGATTGAGAGACGGATTAAAGCAATTGAGGAACGAATAAAGGCTAAAGAAAAACTTTTACAGGATCTCTTAGGTAACCAATAGCTAACACACTAAGTTCACAGAATATCTTCCATCGCTGGTTGATCTAGAGTATATGCGAAGTGCAGCATATTCATCATTTCCTTCCCTTAGGTCAAACACTCCCCATTGAGAACCCAAAAGAAAGGTATCCTAAAAAGTGAACTAGGTTAGCTTTAAgccacatttacatttgagtccttTAGCAGACTCTTTATTTAATCTGTTCTGTCCAGCATCTTGGGTCTTCAGACGGAAACTTCTTACAGACAGTCAGACCCTCCAACCGAGAATGACCTTCATTCTCCACTAGACATCTCCTCACTCCATCTCGCTCAGGTACTTTATCAATAAGGAGTGAAGTTTTACTCCATACTCCATCTCTAATGGCTTGGGCCAGTTTTGCGGACTGATTGGTTTAATCCTGGACTTGAGAAACATAAAGCTCAATGGTGATAAGATGGAAATCCTGGTATTTTGGTAAAACCTGTGAATTTAGGAAAAGgtacactgttcaaaagttcTGGGTCACTTGGAAGTGTCCTTGTTTccgaaagaaaataacatttctgtccattaaaattgcATCAAATTGAtaataaatacagtgtagacattattaatgttgtaaatgactattgtaactgGAAACGGGCTGATTTGTGTacagaatatctacataggtgtacagaagcccattatcagcaaatatcagtcatgttttccaatggcacattgtttgctaatccaagtttataattttaaaaagctaattgatcaatggaaaacccttttgcaattatgttagtacagctgaaaactgttgtgctgattaaagaagcaataaaattgGCCTTCTtctgggttcaattacaggatTTATAAATGGTATCTTGAAGAAGGAATGCTATCACTCCATTTGATAATGCCATGTCATACCCAGTGgacggtgcttgattggagccaatttcctcctacaaccggacaatgacctaaagcacAGCTACAAACTATGCAGGAagtagtcagctggtattctgtatataatggagtggccagcacagtcaccagatctcaaccctattgaactgttgtgggaagtgcccatcaagtcaatccaacttgagggaggtgcttcaggaagcatggggtgaactttactgcatttcattaaactgtacttgtactgttcaatgacaaagttgaatctaatctcttcagattacctcaacaaattgacaattagaatgccaaaggtctgcaaggctgtaatttgCTGCAAaaggaggattctttgacaaaagcaaagtttgaagtaCACAATTagtatttcaattaaaaatcttGTCAATGTTAGACTATATTTCCTAGTCATTTTGctacatttcctattcaaacttatttcaagtgaccccaaacctttgaacagtagtcTACCTTTATTTTGTTACGGTAGCTTACAGTTGTTTAGCATTGTAGACATTTTTATGCCAGTATAGCccatttaattgaaatgtacACGTGGCATACCATCTTCCTTTGGTCCGTTACAGGAAGACAAACAAGGAGATGGAGTGACTGAAGAGAACCAGGAGATCTTTTTGAGGGAAACTTCTGCTTTCCCACCAGCACAAGAAGCCCCAAACTGTGACCTGTGGTCTGAGTCAGAGTCTATGGGTAGGAGGCTTGGTGCTTTGCCTGTGGGCCTTCTTGTTACTTTAATACTATTTAACCTTTCTTTCTATTTAACCTTTCTTTCTATTCATGGTTTGTGTGCTGTATTATGACAGTCCTTGGTGCAGTTGAATCCCCATTAGACAGTGAACAGCAGACCAACTTCCTGGGCTCCACAGTCCCAcatttaaagtaaaaataaCTGTGTAGATTGGGGGTGGATTAGTGTCTGTTATTTCTCTTCATTGGGTTTATTAGTTACTCCTGTAGTAGGATGTTTTCATGTCCCAGTTCAGACAGCAGGCCAGGTGGCTGGCTTAGAGCAGCACACAGGGAGTGGGCTGGAGGAACATCTCAACATCTCAGGGGAGGGGATGGAGGAGGTGGTAAAGGAGAGAGGGACtaagggaggagaggagcagcCTACATCTTTTATTACTGAAGAGGAGAATGAAGCGATGGTAGTAGCTGTCTATCCCCGGACGTCCCCTAAGACCCCTGCCAGAACGCCAGCAGTGTCCAGCACCCCAACCTTCTCAATAAAGTATGATCTCTGACTTATTTACTGAATTTTAAACTGAAGACCACCAATATACCGTTTTTTATTACTGAACACCCCTGACTTACATACCACGGGCAGTTTCTCTATGCTCTATACTACAGTACTACAGACTGTGGTCAGAAGTACTCTACTGGGGGAAGAGAAGAGCCAGATCTGGTGTTTGAACCCTTACTCACCTAGTTACTGTATAATGTGATGCCAATGTGTCATGTCTCCAGCAGTACCCCCAGCAGTTCACCAGGCCAACCAGATGGCTCCACAACCAAATCCCCAGGCTTCCTGTTCTCCCTGACGTCTGGTCCGAGGCCCGCCACACCGGCCTTCTCTGGCTTCGACTGTGGCTTTGAAATGGGCTCGGCTCCGGAGGAGGTGAGGTTTGACTGGCTTTGAAATGGGCTCGGCTCCGGAGGAGGTGAGGTTTGACTGTGGCTTTGAAATGGGCTCGGCtccagaggaggtgaggtttgACTGGCTTTGAAATGGGCTCGGCTCCGGAGGAGGTGAGGTTTGACTGTGGCTTTGAAATGGGCTCGGCtccagaggaggtgaggtttgACTGGCTTTGAAATGGGCTCGGCTCCGGAGGAGGTGAGGTTTGACTGGTTTTGAAATGGGCTCGGCTCCGGAGGAGGTGAGGTTTGATTGTGGCTTTGAAATGGGCTCGGCtccagaggaggtgaggtttgACTGGCTTTGAAATGGGCTCGGCTCCGGAGGAGGTGAGGTTTGACTGTGGCTTTGAAATGGGCTCGGCTCCGGAGGAGGTGAGGTTTGACTGGTTTTGAAATGGGCTCGGCTCCGGAGGAGGTGAGGTTTGACTGTGGCTTTGAAATGGGCTCGGCTCCGGAGGAGGTGAGGTTTGACTGGCTTTGAAATGGGCTTGGCtccagaggaggtgaggggaaATAATGATGACGATTGAGGACAGATTTTATACAATTATGTTGCCCGGAAACTGTCTGGATTAAATGTTGGATTGTTCATTACAGGacacccctttttccttcaCCAGTTCTTACTTCAGCAGTGAAAAGGTACCATTATTATCCGTTCCTTGATAATTGTTGGTAGCGCACACAGTAGCTTGCTGAACTTGCTGGCtaatttattagttttttttggtcatttttAGAAATCGCTTGGATTCAGCTTGCCAACAGGTGGGAAATTGTATCTAATATTTAAGTCGTGTTTGATATTTTCTGGTCCGATACTTGACCATAGCTAGATGTTGTTGCAGGCTTCCCGTTTGCCCTGCCGGAGTTGGAGAAGTCAGAAGATGGTTTTGAGTTTCCTTTCAGCTCCAGGAGTCCCAATCAGCCATCTGCTAGCAGGGAGAAGTGGGAAGAGGACTCCTTTGCCTTTAACTTGGGGaagttctaaaaaaaaaatactgtgttt contains the following coding sequences:
- the LOC105029885 gene encoding uncharacterized protein LOC105029885; translated protein: MDDNDSLGSMGSMDSLLLQLALQTWEITEKRDQLNQQIQIIKANVAEKKSFIEGVQRNIQKLEEESHHKQKMVKHLKDNSKSLKGTNSLLLHYEKTLQAELESRQDNCNQDMKVYQERIESYRKVYQQHKEQYCQNPLANNLLLIQGEKEEIERRIKAIEERIKAKEKLLQDLLGQTLPIENPKESILGLQTETSYRQSDPPTENDLHSPLDISSLHLAQEDKQGDGVTEENQEIFLRETSAFPPAQEAPNCDLWSESESMVQTAGQVAGLEQHTGSGLEEHLNISGEGMEEVVKERGTKGGEEQPTSFITEEENEAMVVAVYPRTSPKTPARTPAVSSTPTFSINSTPSSSPGQPDGSTTKSPGFLFSLTSGPRPATPAFSGFDCGFEMGSAPEEDTPFSFTSSYFSSEKKSLGFSLPTGFPFALPELEKSEDGFEFPFSSRSPNQPSASREKWEEDSFAFNLGKF